The following proteins come from a genomic window of Malus domestica chromosome 02, GDT2T_hap1:
- the LOC103409539 gene encoding BAHD acyltransferase At5g47980-like, which yields MASEMKVEVIYKETIKPSSPTPSHLKTTQLSVFDQLAPDVFVPLLLFYPSNINSDAVDSIDHHSSVNERSNILKASLSEALTHFYPFAGTFQYNVSISCDDHGVAFLQAHVNCPMSKILEKPDFEILRQLLPASQGSSQAETGHLLLIQANFFECGGLAIAVSSSHIIIDGYTLSTFIQSWAAVALASSTVSTDHVLLTPKFDVAVSLFPQLDFLNSPPPAMELVEEKCISKRFVFEASKAAALKSKAVSTSVPNPTRIESVSALIWKCATAASRSNSGVVRQSVWSTNASLRKIVQRPLAENLMGNLVGMIVVKIEASEVVDIDFPSVVAKLRKGMEEFKEKYANGVSGEEACGFMKDFVDRIKRVDNYHCSSWCRFPFYEANFGWGKPLWVCQTITMKNVAMFTDTRDGEGIEALVTLSEEDMAKFECDKELLAYASVNPTVM from the coding sequence atgGCTTCAGAGATGAAGGTTGAAGTCATTTACAaggaaacaattaaaccatcctCTCCAACTCCTTCACACCTCAAAACCACCCAGCTTTCTGTTTTCGATCAACTTGCTCCAGATGTTTTTGTCCCACTACTTCTCTTCTATCCCAGCAACATTAACAGTGATGCCGTTGATAGTATTGATCACCATTCTTCGGTTAATGAAAGATCGAACATTCTGAAAGCATCCTTATCCGAAGCTCTTACTCATTTCTACCCCTTTGCAGGGACATTCCAATATAATGTTTCCATTTCTTGCGATGACCATGGGGTTGCATTTCTTCAGGCTCACGTTAACTGTCCCATGTCGAAGATTTTGGAAAAACCAGATTTTGAGATTCTAAGACAATTGCTACCAGCCAGTCAAGGATCCTCACAAGCAGAGACAGGCCATCTTCTGCTAATCCAGGCCAACTTCTTTGAATGTGGCGGGTTGGCGATTGCGGTCAGCAGTTCACATATCATCATTGATGGCTATACGCTCAGCACATTCATTCAAAGCTGGGCTGCAGTTGCCCTTGCTTCCAGTACTGTTAGTACTGATCATGTTTTACTTACTCCTAAATTTGATGTTGCAGTTTCCCTTTTCCCACAACTAGATTTCTTGAACTCACCTCCTCCTGCCATGGAGCTCGTTGAAGAAAAGTGCATAAGCAAAAGATTTGTGTTTGAGGCCTCAAAGGCTGCTGCTCTTAAGTCGAAGGCTGTAAGTACCTCCGTACCAAACCCAACGCGCATTGAATCAGTGTCAGCCCTGATTTGGAAGTGTGCCACTGCAGCGTCGAGATCAAACTCGGGTGTTGTAAGGCAATCTGTGTGGTCTACCAATGCCAGCTTACGGAAAATAGTGCAGCGGCCCTTGGCAGAAAACTTAATGGGAAATCTTGTGGGGATGATTGTAGTAAAAATTGAAGCAAGTGAAGTTGTCGATATTGATTTTCCAAGCGTGGTTGCTAAACTGAGGAAAGGGATGGAggaatttaaagaaaaatatgCGAATGGAGTAAGTGGGGAGGAAGCATGTGGATTCATGAAAGACTTTGTGGATCGCATTAAGAGGGTAGACAACTACCACTGCAGCAGTTGGTGCAGATTTCCGTTCTACGAAGCCAATTTTGGATGGGGAAAGCCGTTGTGGGTTTGTCAGACTATAACAATGAAGAATGTAGCTATGTTTACGGATACAAGAGATGGTGAAGGCATAGAAGCATTGGTGACCTTGAGTGAAGAAGACATGGCCAAATTTGAATGCGATAAGGAGCTGCTTGCTTATGCTTCTgtgaatccgactgtcatgtaa